TAACTTTAATGGAAAAATTTATGAATATATGCTTTATCTATTACTTTTTACTTTTTGCGCTTATATTTAATTTATATCTTTGGCTTTCAATAATAAAGGCTATTAAGAAAATGGAAAAATAGTTGAGGCAATGATAATATTTGTTGGTATATTAACTATAATAGTATTTGGTATAATGGCTATATTAACAGTAAAAGATTATTATAAGGATATGAAAAAGGAAAAATGAGAAAACTAAAAGACATTAGACCTATAAAAGTAGAAAATTATAAATTATATGTTTTAAATCAGCTTAAACTACCATTAGAAGAAGAATGGTTAGAACTTTCTACATATGAAGATGTTGCAAAAGCTATAAAAGATATGATAGTTAGAGGGGCTCCGTTAATTGGAATAGTTGGAGCTTATGGATTTGCTATTGGTGTAAAACAGTTAATAAAAGAAGGAAAACCCTTAGAGAATGCTAAAAAAGTTTTAAAAACTCTAAAAAACACAAGGCCTACTGCAGTAAACCTATTTTGGGCACTTGATAGAATTTGGAAAAAATTTGAAAAATGGAAAAATGAAAAAACAAAAGAAGAACTTGTAAAAGCATTTTTTAAAGAAGCAAATAAAATAGATTTAGAAGATTACCATGCTAATAAATCTATTGGAGGATATGGGCAGGTTTTAATTCCTAAAAAAGCTAACATATTAACTCATTGTAATACAGGAGCCCTTGCAACTTCTGGCTGGGGAACAGCATTAGGAGTAATAAGAAGTGCTTATGAAGAAGGAAAAGATATAACAGTATATGTAGACGAAACAAGACCATATTTGCAAGGTGCAAGACTTACTGCATGGGAACTGGTACAAGAAGGAATTCCCCATTATCTTATTACTGATAATAGTGCAGGATTTTTAATATCAAAAGGCTTAATTGATGTAATAATAGTTGGAGCTGATAGAATCACTGCAAATGGAGACGTAGCAAATAAAATAGGAACCTTTACATTGTCAGTACTTGCAAAAGAGTATAATATACCATTTTATGTAGCTGCTCCAACAACAACATTTGATCTTGAAACAGAAAAAGGAGAAGATATTCCTATAGAAGAAAGAAATGAAAATGAAGTTAAAAAATGTGGTGGTTGTGCTATTGCACCTATTGAAACAAAAGCTTTAAATTATAGTTTTGATATTACCCCAGCTGAAAATATTACTGCAATAATTACAGAAAAAGGTATAATAAACGAAATAAATAAAGAAAATATAAAAAAATTTTTAAAAGGTGATATAAAATGAAAGTAGTTGCGATAGGCGGAGGAACAGGACTTTCAAATTTACTTAGAGGATTAAAAGAATTAGTACCTGATTATATAGAAGATTTATCAGCTATAGTTACTGTTGCAGATAATGGAGGTAGCTCAGGAAGACTTAGAGAAGAAATGGGAATTCCTGCACCAGGAGATGTTAGAAACTGTATAGTAGCTCTTGCTGAAGATGAAGATATTCTTACTAAGGTTTTTCAATATAGATTTCAAGAAGGGGAAGGATTAAAAGGACATAGTTTTGGGAATCTATTTTTAACAGTTTTAACAAAAATTACAGGGAATTTTTTAGATGCAATAGAAACAACATCTGATATTTTAAAAATAAAAGGTAGAATAATACCTTCTACAGATGAAAATGTTGATATTGTAGCTAAATTTTCAGATGGAAAAATAATAAAAGGGGAAACTCAGATAACAGAATATGGAAAAAAATTAATAGCAAAAATAGAAAAAATATGGCTTGAGCCTGAAGATGTAAAAGCACCTGCTGAAGCAATAGAAAAAATCCTTAATGCAGATTTAATTATTCTTGGTCCAGGAAGTTTATATACAAGTATAATACCTAACCTATTAGTTAAAGAAATATCTACGGCTCTTGTAAAATCAAAGGCAGTAAAAATTTATATTTCAAATGTTATGACTCAGTATGGAGAAACTGATGATTATACAGTATCAGATCATATAAAAGCCATTGAAAAAACAGTAGGAAAACATTTTATAGATTATGTTATAGTAAATACTAAACTTCCACCTAATGAAGTTTTAGAGAGATATATTAAGGAGCATGCAGAACCAGTGGTAATTGATGCAGCAAACATTTCAAAAATGGGAATTAAAATATATTCTGATGATTTACTTGATGAAGGTAGTTATGCAAGACATAATCCGGAGAAACTTAATAAAATGTTTATAAAAATATTTAATGATATAAAATCTTCTACAAAAGTTATAAATGGATAGATATTTCACAAATTTTAATACAAAAGATTTTCCTTCTGAAAAAGTAGATACAATCATTGTTGGAGCAGGTATTGCTGGTCTTTCTGTAGCAAACAAATTAAAAGAATTAGGCTCTAAGTTTATCATTCTTACTAAAAAAAATGTTGGTATATCAAACTCTTTTTTAGCTCAAGGTGGGCTTGCAGCAGCAATAGGAAAAGATGATAGCCCTGAACTTCATTTTAAAGATACTATAAATGCAGGGAAAGGTTTATGTATTGAAAAAAATGTAGAAATATTAGTAGAAGAAGGTCTTGAAAGAGTAGTAGATTTAATAAATAACGGACTTGAATTTGATAAAGATGAGAAAGGTTATATAAAATTAACAAGAGAAGCAGCTCATAGCAAAAGAAGGGTATTACATGTAAAAGACAAAACAGGTAAAGAAAT
The Hydrogenothermus marinus DNA segment above includes these coding regions:
- a CDS encoding gluconeogenesis factor YvcK family protein translates to MKVVAIGGGTGLSNLLRGLKELVPDYIEDLSAIVTVADNGGSSGRLREEMGIPAPGDVRNCIVALAEDEDILTKVFQYRFQEGEGLKGHSFGNLFLTVLTKITGNFLDAIETTSDILKIKGRIIPSTDENVDIVAKFSDGKIIKGETQITEYGKKLIAKIEKIWLEPEDVKAPAEAIEKILNADLIILGPGSLYTSIIPNLLVKEISTALVKSKAVKIYISNVMTQYGETDDYTVSDHIKAIEKTVGKHFIDYVIVNTKLPPNEVLERYIKEHAEPVVIDAANISKMGIKIYSDDLLDEGSYARHNPEKLNKMFIKIFNDIKSSTKVING
- the mtnA gene encoding S-methyl-5-thioribose-1-phosphate isomerase → MRKLKDIRPIKVENYKLYVLNQLKLPLEEEWLELSTYEDVAKAIKDMIVRGAPLIGIVGAYGFAIGVKQLIKEGKPLENAKKVLKTLKNTRPTAVNLFWALDRIWKKFEKWKNEKTKEELVKAFFKEANKIDLEDYHANKSIGGYGQVLIPKKANILTHCNTGALATSGWGTALGVIRSAYEEGKDITVYVDETRPYLQGARLTAWELVQEGIPHYLITDNSAGFLISKGLIDVIIVGADRITANGDVANKIGTFTLSVLAKEYNIPFYVAAPTTTFDLETEKGEDIPIEERNENEVKKCGGCAIAPIETKALNYSFDITPAENITAIITEKGIINEINKENIKKFLKGDIK